In the Staphylococcus sp. IVB6240 genome, one interval contains:
- a CDS encoding cold-shock protein, with the protein MYNGTVKWFNAEKGFGFIEREEGNDVFVHFSAIEGEGYKSLEEGQQVEFDIVSGDRGDQAANVIKR; encoded by the coding sequence ATGTATAACGGTACAGTAAAATGGTTTAACGCAGAAAAAGGTTTTGGTTTCATCGAACGTGAAGAAGGTAACGACGTATTCGTTCACTTCTCAGCTATCGAAGGTGAAGGTTACAAATCTTTAGAAGAAGGTCAACAAGTGGAATTTGATATCGTATCAGGTGACCGTGGTGACCAAGCAGCTAACGTTATCAAACGTTAA
- a CDS encoding DUF1304 domain-containing protein has product MSIISTILVVLVSLEFFFIMYLETIKPTSDQTSRVFSISKKKLEDHNIQTLLKNQGVYNGLIGVMLLYGAFISENPKEISLMLLIFIIGVAIYGGISSDKSIFFKQGTLPIIAVLSILFLA; this is encoded by the coding sequence ATGTCAATCATATCAACAATACTCGTTGTCTTAGTGTCATTGGAATTCTTTTTCATTATGTACTTAGAAACGATTAAGCCAACATCTGATCAAACAAGTCGTGTTTTTAGTATCAGTAAGAAAAAGTTAGAAGATCACAATATTCAAACACTCCTTAAAAACCAAGGCGTTTATAATGGCTTAATTGGTGTTATGCTCTTATATGGTGCATTTATTTCAGAAAACCCAAAAGAAATTAGCTTGATGCTCTTAATCTTTATCATTGGTGTTGCGATTTATGGCGGGATTTCAAGTGATAAAAGTATTTTCTTCAAACAGGGAACATTGCCTATTATTGCAGTGCTTAGCATCTTATTCTTGGCATAA
- the clpP gene encoding ATP-dependent Clp endopeptidase proteolytic subunit ClpP, producing the protein MNQDHRRQELMNLIPTVIETTNRGERAYDIYSRLLKDRIIMLGSAIDDNVANSIVSQLLFLQAQDAEKDIYLYINSPGGSVTAGFAIYDTIQHIKPDVQTICIGMAASMGSFLLAAGAKGKRFALPNAEVMIHQPLGGAQGQATEIEIAANHILKTREKLNKILSERTGQSIEKIQKDTDRDNFLTAEEAKEYGLIDEVMVPEQA; encoded by the coding sequence ATAAATCAAGATCATAGGAGGCAGGAACTTATGAATTTAATTCCTACAGTAATAGAAACAACAAATCGTGGAGAACGTGCATATGATATTTATTCACGTCTTTTAAAAGACCGTATTATCATGTTAGGCTCAGCAATTGATGATAATGTTGCAAACTCAATTGTATCACAACTATTATTTTTACAAGCACAAGATGCTGAGAAAGATATCTACTTATACATTAATTCACCAGGTGGTAGTGTAACAGCTGGTTTCGCAATTTACGATACAATCCAACACATCAAACCAGATGTACAAACAATTTGTATCGGTATGGCTGCGTCAATGGGATCATTCTTACTTGCTGCAGGTGCGAAAGGTAAACGTTTTGCACTTCCTAACGCAGAAGTGATGATTCACCAACCATTAGGTGGCGCTCAAGGACAAGCAACTGAAATTGAAATCGCAGCAAATCACATCTTAAAAACACGTGAAAAATTAAATAAAATTTTATCTGAACGTACTGGTCAATCTATTGAAAAAATTCAAAAAGACACTGATCGTGACAACTTCTTAACAGCTGAAGAAGCTAAAGAATATGGTTTAATCGATGAAGTGATGGTACCAGAACAAGCATAA
- a CDS encoding phosphoglycerate kinase, giving the protein MAKKDVTDVALKGKVVLVRADFNVPMKDGEITNDNRIVQALPTLQYILEQGGKVVVFSHLGKVKEESDKEKLSLAPVAKRLSEKLDKEVTFIPETRGEKLEAAIQELNEGDVLMFENTRFEDVDGKKESKNDPELGKYWASLGDVFVNDAFGTAHREHASNVGISTHLETVAGFLMEKEIKFIGGVVENPDKPVVAILGGAKVSDKIGVIENLLNIADKVLIGGGMAYTFLKAQGKEIGLSLLEADRIDFAKDLLERAGDQIVLPVDGKVAKEFSNDAEITTVSVDEIPADQESLDIGPETVELFKKQLEGAKTVVWNGPMGVFEFSNFAQGTIGVCEAIAQLKDATTIIGGGDSAAAAMQLGFEEDFTHISTGGGASLEYLEGKELPGIKAIANK; this is encoded by the coding sequence ATGGCAAAGAAAGATGTAACTGATGTAGCCTTAAAAGGTAAAGTAGTACTTGTGCGCGCAGACTTTAACGTACCTATGAAAGATGGCGAAATTACAAACGACAACCGTATCGTTCAAGCATTGCCTACGTTGCAATATATTCTTGAGCAAGGTGGGAAAGTCGTTGTATTCTCTCACTTAGGTAAAGTAAAAGAAGAAAGTGACAAAGAAAAGTTATCACTAGCACCTGTAGCAAAACGCTTATCAGAAAAGTTAGATAAAGAAGTGACTTTTATCCCTGAAACACGCGGCGAAAAATTAGAAGCAGCGATTCAAGAATTAAATGAAGGCGACGTATTAATGTTTGAAAATACGCGTTTTGAAGATGTTGACGGTAAAAAAGAATCTAAAAATGATCCTGAACTTGGTAAATACTGGGCATCTTTAGGTGATGTTTTTGTGAACGATGCATTCGGTACAGCACACCGTGAACATGCATCTAACGTAGGGATTTCAACACACCTTGAAACAGTTGCTGGTTTCTTAATGGAAAAAGAAATCAAATTCATTGGTGGCGTTGTTGAAAATCCAGACAAACCAGTAGTTGCGATTTTGGGTGGTGCCAAAGTATCTGACAAAATTGGCGTGATTGAAAACTTACTTAATATCGCAGACAAAGTGCTTATCGGTGGCGGTATGGCTTACACATTCTTAAAAGCACAAGGTAAAGAAATTGGTCTTTCATTATTAGAGGCTGATAGAATCGACTTTGCGAAAGATTTACTTGAACGCGCAGGTGACCAAATCGTGTTACCAGTTGACGGTAAAGTGGCGAAAGAATTCTCTAACGATGCTGAGATTACAACAGTATCTGTAGACGAAATCCCAGCTGATCAAGAGTCACTTGATATCGGACCTGAAACCGTTGAATTATTCAAAAAACAACTTGAAGGTGCAAAAACAGTTGTATGGAACGGACCTATGGGTGTATTTGAATTTAGCAACTTTGCACAAGGTACTATCGGTGTATGCGAAGCCATTGCACAATTGAAAGATGCAACAACAATTATCGGTGGTGGCGACTCTGCTGCTGCAGCAATGCAATTAGGCTTTGAAGAAGACTTCACACATATTTCAACTGGTGGCGGTGCATCACTTGAATATTTAGAAGGTAAAGAATTACCTGGTATTAAAGCCATTGCAAATAAATAA
- a CDS encoding YvcK family protein — translation MKQLKLVLIGGGTGLSVLARGLRTFPIDITAIVTVADDGGSTGKIRHEMDIPAPGDVRNVLAALSDAEPTLEQLFQYRFEEDKISGHSLGNLLIAAMTNITQDFGHAVKELSKILNIKGRVIPSTVSSVALHAEMEDGEIVAGESNIPKKHKKIKRVYLEPADAQPMDEAVEALRDADLIVLGPGSLYTSVISTLCVRGISQALVESEAKKLYVSNIMTQPGETDEYSVVDHIDAIHQQLGQNVLDFVIANELTFDDKILEKYEAKGSQPVYYSEASLKERGVQLVTGKDLALISENHHVRHRTEILAEMIYEIALREISTIEFDPDQLKSNKHGDGR, via the coding sequence ATGAAACAACTCAAATTAGTGCTCATTGGAGGTGGCACAGGCCTCTCTGTATTAGCAAGAGGATTAAGAACGTTTCCGATAGATATAACAGCGATTGTAACTGTTGCCGATGATGGTGGCAGTACAGGGAAAATCCGTCATGAAATGGATATTCCAGCACCTGGTGATGTGCGAAATGTCCTTGCAGCTTTGAGTGATGCCGAGCCGACATTGGAACAACTGTTTCAATATCGTTTTGAAGAGGATAAGATAAGTGGACATTCACTTGGTAACTTGTTGATCGCAGCGATGACCAATATTACCCAAGATTTTGGTCATGCTGTCAAAGAGCTGAGTAAAATTTTAAATATTAAAGGGCGTGTGATTCCTTCAACAGTATCCAGTGTGGCGCTACATGCTGAGATGGAAGATGGAGAAATTGTTGCAGGTGAGTCAAACATTCCTAAAAAGCATAAAAAAATTAAACGTGTCTATTTAGAACCTGCTGATGCACAGCCAATGGATGAAGCTGTAGAAGCATTGCGTGATGCAGACTTAATTGTATTGGGTCCGGGTTCATTATATACAAGTGTCATTTCAACATTATGTGTGAGAGGAATCAGCCAAGCACTTGTTGAAAGTGAGGCTAAAAAATTGTATGTTTCTAATATTATGACACAACCTGGTGAAACAGATGAGTATTCAGTGGTAGATCATATTGATGCGATTCATCAACAATTAGGACAAAATGTTTTAGACTTCGTTATCGCAAATGAATTGACATTTGACGATAAAATATTAGAAAAATATGAAGCAAAGGGATCACAACCTGTTTATTATAGTGAAGCATCTCTGAAAGAACGTGGTGTACAGTTGGTAACAGGGAAAGATTTAGCCTTAATCTCTGAAAATCATCATGTTCGACATCGTACAGAGATTCTTGCAGAAATGATATATGAAATTGCACTACGAGAAATTAGCACCATCGAGTTTGATCCTGATCAATTAAAATCGAACAAACATGGTGACGGACGTTAA
- a CDS encoding sugar-binding domain-containing protein: MKHMIQVQQKLVPDLIDKMYRRFSILTAIQKYQPIGRRTLSEILNLTERVLRSETDLLKHQDLILVKPTGMTITSEGIDVMHQLKDYFTHYSDEHHLAKIIRDHYNISEVHVIPGNSDTDLNVKVELGRTTGQILEKQLYEDAIVSVTGGSTMASVSNAMSELPFSVLFVPARGGLGENVVFQANTICSTMAQRTGGSYTTLYVPDQVSEQTYQNLLQEPSVVNTLNRIRQSQFIVHGIGDALKMANRRQSSSEVIEKLQHHNAVGEAFGYYFNQNGEIIHKVKTIGLQLEEVQSKEHIFAVAGGTSKGNAIKAYLEIAPKNTILVIDEAAAKIITHDLLKN; the protein is encoded by the coding sequence TTGAAACATATGATTCAAGTGCAACAAAAACTAGTGCCTGACTTGATAGATAAAATGTATCGACGGTTTTCAATTTTGACAGCAATACAGAAATACCAGCCGATCGGTCGACGTACACTTAGTGAAATTTTGAATTTAACTGAAAGGGTACTGCGATCAGAAACAGATTTGTTGAAACATCAAGATCTCATCTTGGTAAAACCAACAGGTATGACAATTACTTCTGAAGGTATTGATGTAATGCATCAGTTAAAAGATTATTTCACACATTATTCTGATGAACATCACTTAGCTAAAATCATTCGAGACCATTACAACATTAGTGAAGTCCATGTCATTCCTGGTAACAGTGATACAGATTTAAATGTCAAAGTTGAGTTGGGTCGTACTACAGGACAGATACTTGAAAAGCAATTGTATGAAGACGCGATAGTATCGGTTACAGGTGGTTCTACAATGGCATCGGTAAGCAACGCTATGTCAGAATTACCATTTAGTGTATTGTTTGTACCTGCTCGCGGAGGACTCGGCGAAAATGTTGTTTTCCAGGCAAATACGATTTGTTCCACTATGGCACAACGTACTGGCGGTAGTTATACAACGCTTTATGTCCCGGATCAAGTGAGCGAACAGACATATCAAAACTTATTACAAGAACCGTCTGTCGTTAACACATTGAATAGAATAAGACAATCACAATTCATAGTACACGGCATTGGTGATGCGCTGAAAATGGCAAATCGTAGACAATCATCATCAGAAGTCATAGAAAAACTTCAACATCATAATGCCGTGGGTGAAGCCTTTGGTTATTACTTTAACCAAAATGGTGAAATCATCCACAAAGTAAAAACGATTGGACTTCAATTAGAAGAAGTGCAATCCAAAGAACACATTTTTGCTGTGGCAGGTGGAACTTCTAAAGGGAATGCAATTAAAGCATATTTAGAAATTGCACCTAAAAATACAATACTTGTTATAGATGAGGCAGCGGCAAAAATTATTACACATGATTTATTAAAAAATTAA
- the tpiA gene encoding triose-phosphate isomerase, with protein sequence MRKPIIAGNWKMNKTVQEAKDFVNALPALPDTNEVEAVICAPTIQLDALVTLTKEGVAPGLKIGAQNAYFEESGAFTGETSPVALADLGVSYVVIGHSERRDLFHETDEEINKKAHALFKHGMTPIICVGETDEEREQGKANAVVEGQVEKALAGLSEEQVKELVIAYEPIWAIGTGKSSTAKDANEMCAVVRSTVAKLTNDEVAQAVRIQYGGSVKPNNIKEYMAETDIDGALVGGASLKVEDYVQLLEGAK encoded by the coding sequence GTGAGAAAACCAATTATTGCAGGTAACTGGAAAATGAACAAAACAGTGCAAGAAGCAAAAGACTTTGTCAATGCGCTTCCAGCACTTCCAGATACAAATGAAGTAGAAGCAGTGATCTGTGCACCAACAATTCAATTAGACGCATTAGTTACATTAACTAAAGAAGGCGTTGCGCCTGGTTTGAAAATCGGTGCACAAAATGCATACTTTGAAGAAAGTGGCGCATTTACAGGAGAAACATCACCTGTTGCATTAGCAGACTTAGGCGTAAGCTACGTTGTAATCGGACACTCAGAGCGCCGTGACTTATTCCACGAAACAGACGAAGAAATTAACAAAAAAGCGCATGCGTTATTCAAACACGGTATGACACCAATTATTTGTGTTGGTGAAACAGACGAAGAACGTGAACAAGGTAAAGCGAACGCTGTTGTTGAAGGACAAGTAGAAAAAGCTTTAGCTGGTTTATCAGAAGAACAAGTAAAAGAACTTGTGATTGCTTATGAACCAATTTGGGCTATCGGTACTGGTAAATCTTCAACAGCTAAAGATGCGAACGAAATGTGTGCAGTAGTCCGTTCAACAGTTGCAAAATTAACAAATGATGAAGTCGCACAAGCTGTACGTATTCAATATGGTGGAAGTGTGAAACCAAACAACATCAAAGAATACATGGCAGAAACAGATATCGATGGTGCATTAGTCGGCGGTGCTTCATTAAAAGTTGAAGATTATGTTCAATTGTTAGAAGGTGCAAAATAA
- the whiA gene encoding DNA-binding protein WhiA, giving the protein MSFASDMKNELTRVEVNNEDAMAELSALIRMNGALSLSNQQFVINIQTENATTARRIYSLIKKVFNVEVEILVRKKMKLKKNNIYICRIKMKAREILDELGILKEGSFTHDIDPTMVATDEMRRSYLRGAFLAGGSVNNPETSSYHLEIFSLYESHSAGLTELMNQYGLNAKKLERKKGWITYMKEAERIAEFLSLIGGYQALLKFEDVRIVRDMRNSVNRLVNCETANLNKTVSAAMKQVKSIELIDEEIGLDNLPDRLREIAKLRIENQDVSLKELGEMVSTGTISKSGVNHRLRKLNELADKIRNGEQFEI; this is encoded by the coding sequence ATGAGCTTTGCATCTGACATGAAGAATGAATTGACAAGAGTTGAAGTAAATAATGAAGATGCCATGGCAGAGCTCAGTGCGTTGATACGTATGAATGGAGCACTCAGTCTGTCTAATCAACAATTTGTAATTAACATTCAAACAGAAAATGCAACAACGGCGAGACGCATTTATTCATTAATTAAAAAAGTATTTAATGTAGAAGTAGAAATTCTAGTTCGTAAAAAAATGAAACTCAAAAAGAATAATATCTATATTTGTCGTATTAAGATGAAAGCAAGAGAAATTCTAGATGAGCTAGGTATTTTAAAAGAAGGTAGCTTTACGCATGACATTGATCCAACGATGGTAGCAACTGACGAAATGAGACGTAGTTATTTGCGTGGTGCATTTTTAGCGGGTGGTTCTGTGAATAATCCAGAAACCTCTTCATACCATCTTGAAATTTTTTCATTATATGAAAGTCATTCGGCAGGATTAACGGAGCTAATGAACCAGTATGGATTGAATGCGAAAAAGTTAGAGCGTAAAAAAGGCTGGATTACGTATATGAAAGAAGCGGAGCGTATTGCAGAATTTTTAAGCTTAATTGGTGGCTACCAAGCATTACTTAAATTTGAAGATGTACGTATTGTGAGAGATATGAGAAACTCTGTAAATCGACTCGTTAACTGTGAAACAGCCAATCTGAATAAAACAGTCAGTGCTGCTATGAAACAAGTTAAGAGTATTGAGCTAATCGATGAAGAGATCGGATTAGACAACTTACCAGATCGACTAAGAGAAATCGCAAAATTGCGCATTGAAAACCAAGATGTATCATTAAAAGAACTTGGTGAAATGGTGAGTACAGGTACCATTTCTAAATCAGGCGTGAACCATCGTCTAAGAAAACTTAATGAGCTTGCAGATAAAATTCGAAATGGCGAGCAATTTGAGATTTGA
- the gap gene encoding type I glyceraldehyde-3-phosphate dehydrogenase: MAVKVAINGFGRIGRLAFRRIQDVENIEVVAVNDLTDDDMLAHLLKYDTMQGRFTEEVEVIDGGFRVNGKEVKSFSEPEPSKLPWADLGVDVVLECTGFFTSKEKAEAHIEAGAKKVLISAPGTGDLKTIVYNVNHELLDGSETVVSGASCTTNSLAPVAKTLQDSFGIVEGLMTTIHAYTGDQNTQDSPHRKGDKRRARAAAENIIPNSTGAAKAIGLVIPEIAGKLDGGAQRVPVATGSLTELTVVLEKEVTVDEVNQAMKDATNESFGYTEDEIVSSDVVGMTFGALFDATQTRVMTVGDRQLVKVASWYDNEMSYTAQLVRTLEYLADHAK, translated from the coding sequence ATGGCAGTAAAAGTAGCAATTAACGGATTTGGTAGAATCGGACGTTTAGCATTTAGAAGAATTCAAGATGTTGAAAACATTGAAGTTGTAGCAGTAAACGACTTAACAGATGACGACATGCTTGCACACTTATTAAAATACGATACAATGCAAGGACGTTTTACTGAAGAAGTAGAAGTAATTGATGGTGGATTCCGCGTAAACGGTAAAGAAGTTAAATCATTCTCAGAACCAGAACCATCAAAATTACCATGGGCTGACTTAGGTGTAGACGTTGTGCTTGAATGTACTGGTTTCTTCACTTCAAAAGAAAAAGCTGAAGCACACATCGAAGCAGGTGCGAAAAAAGTATTAATCTCTGCACCAGGTACTGGCGACTTAAAAACAATCGTATATAACGTTAACCACGAATTATTAGATGGTTCAGAAACAGTTGTTTCAGGTGCATCATGTACAACTAACTCATTAGCACCAGTTGCAAAAACTTTACAAGATTCATTCGGTATCGTTGAAGGTCTTATGACTACAATTCACGCATACACTGGTGACCAAAATACTCAAGACTCACCACACCGTAAAGGCGACAAACGTCGTGCTCGTGCAGCAGCAGAAAACATCATCCCTAACTCAACAGGTGCTGCTAAAGCAATCGGTCTTGTTATCCCAGAAATCGCTGGTAAATTAGACGGTGGCGCACAACGTGTACCAGTTGCAACAGGTTCATTAACTGAATTAACAGTTGTTCTTGAAAAAGAAGTAACTGTAGACGAAGTTAACCAAGCTATGAAAGACGCTACAAACGAATCATTCGGTTACACTGAAGACGAAATCGTATCATCAGACGTAGTAGGTATGACTTTCGGTGCATTATTCGATGCTACACAAACTCGTGTTATGACAGTTGGTGACCGTCAATTAGTTAAAGTTGCTTCATGGTACGATAACGAAATGTCTTACACTGCACAATTAGTTCGTACTTTAGAATATTTAGCAGACCACGCAAAATAA
- a CDS encoding GNAT family N-acetyltransferase, which produces MIREATMEDVPAILEIYNHAIRNTTAVYTYDETTLSERKQWLEAKQVADIPVYVYVKKEKVVGFATYGSFRNWPAYQYTVEHSVYVHPDYHRMGIASYLLERIEEILKANGYQTVIAGIDASNQGSRLLHERRGFEHVGTLNKVGYKFGQWLDLAFYQKQLK; this is translated from the coding sequence ATGATACGAGAAGCAACTATGGAAGATGTGCCAGCAATTTTAGAAATATACAATCATGCCATTCGAAATACAACAGCTGTATATACGTACGATGAAACGACATTATCTGAGCGTAAACAATGGTTAGAGGCAAAACAAGTGGCTGATATCCCAGTCTATGTATATGTAAAAAAAGAAAAAGTCGTGGGATTTGCGACATATGGTTCATTTCGAAATTGGCCAGCATATCAGTATACAGTCGAACATTCAGTTTATGTTCATCCAGATTATCATCGCATGGGGATAGCATCTTATTTGCTTGAACGAATAGAAGAAATTTTAAAAGCTAATGGATATCAAACAGTTATCGCGGGAATTGATGCATCGAATCAAGGCAGTCGATTATTACACGAGCGACGTGGTTTTGAACATGTAGGAACGTTGAATAAGGTTGGTTATAAATTTGGTCAATGGCTTGATTTAGCATTTTATCAAAAACAGTTGAAGTAA
- a CDS encoding VOC family protein produces MNFHQRHLAHVSRIMLNVKDLKRQVQFYTEVLGLEVSHMTDEQAILNIGESGHQLVLKALENGRDAEISEAGLFHVALLLPDETDVGRLLRHLLQYQIHVSGGDHLVSQAIYFTDLEGNGIEVYADRDADTWSWQSDQVVMDTLELDVNRLLKIAGDRAWHGMPKEAKIGHLHLKTNNVKTSAAFYKQFTLKKVAQLPSAVFMSDGTYHHHIAVNAWQSRKVLQDAEKTYGLVSFNMVSDALEPRVVTTPEGLEMTINVIH; encoded by the coding sequence ATGAATTTTCATCAACGTCATTTAGCACATGTATCGCGTATTATGCTAAATGTAAAAGATTTAAAAAGACAAGTTCAATTTTATACAGAGGTCCTTGGGTTAGAGGTATCTCATATGACAGATGAGCAGGCAATTTTAAATATTGGAGAAAGTGGTCATCAATTAGTTCTAAAAGCATTGGAAAATGGAAGAGATGCAGAAATAAGTGAAGCAGGTTTATTTCATGTTGCGCTTCTATTGCCAGATGAAACAGATGTAGGTCGACTGCTTCGTCACCTATTACAATATCAAATACACGTTTCAGGTGGTGACCATTTAGTCAGTCAAGCGATTTATTTTACAGATCTTGAAGGGAATGGCATCGAAGTATATGCCGACCGTGATGCCGATACTTGGTCGTGGCAAAGCGATCAAGTCGTGATGGATACCCTTGAACTAGATGTTAATCGATTATTAAAAATTGCAGGTGATCGTGCATGGCATGGGATGCCGAAAGAGGCAAAAATCGGTCATTTACATTTAAAAACAAATAATGTAAAAACATCGGCAGCATTCTATAAGCAATTTACCTTAAAAAAAGTAGCGCAATTGCCAAGTGCCGTTTTTATGTCGGATGGTACATATCATCATCATATTGCGGTCAATGCATGGCAATCTCGAAAAGTACTTCAAGATGCTGAGAAAACTTATGGGTTAGTCAGCTTTAATATGGTAAGTGATGCATTAGAGCCTCGTGTAGTGACGACTCCTGAAGGCCTTGAAATGACAATTAATGTGATTCATTAA
- a CDS encoding TIGR01777 family oxidoreductase has translation MTTYLISGGTGLVGQHLTEHLLKSEENTIYILTRSTHDSNHPQLHYINWQEPEWQQQVPAIDVVINLAGATLNHYWTKTHKQLMMTSRIQTTYALFDLFKSREQVPRVIFNASAIGYYPPSNTAIYTETFQRQPHDFLSEIVYQWERQARQFEQLGTRVISGRFGIVLSGKGGALPVMTLPYRLWIGGKLSDGNQPYSWIHIDDLIHAILFLIHQENAKGAINLTAPYPVTQHHFGLNIQKVLHRPHYTRVPKWVLRLILGEMSTLILETQYVKPQRLLELGYQFKYPKLTEALEQLLIKK, from the coding sequence ATGACGACTTATCTCATTAGTGGTGGTACCGGACTTGTTGGTCAACACCTCACTGAACACCTTCTCAAATCTGAAGAAAATACCATTTATATTTTGACACGTTCAACACATGATTCTAATCACCCACAACTCCACTATATTAATTGGCAAGAACCTGAGTGGCAGCAGCAAGTACCGGCAATTGATGTTGTGATTAATTTAGCAGGTGCCACACTCAATCATTATTGGACAAAGACACATAAGCAATTGATGATGACAAGTCGCATCCAAACGACATATGCATTATTTGATCTTTTTAAGTCTCGCGAACAAGTACCTCGTGTCATCTTTAATGCAAGTGCTATTGGTTATTATCCTCCCTCAAATACAGCAATTTACACAGAAACATTTCAAAGACAACCACACGATTTTCTATCTGAAATCGTTTATCAATGGGAGCGACAAGCAAGACAGTTCGAGCAACTTGGTACCCGGGTTATTTCTGGGCGGTTTGGTATCGTATTATCAGGCAAAGGTGGTGCTTTACCAGTTATGACCTTACCCTATCGTTTATGGATTGGCGGTAAACTCAGCGATGGAAATCAACCTTATTCATGGATACACATTGACGATTTGATTCATGCCATTCTTTTCCTCATTCACCAAGAAAACGCTAAAGGTGCTATTAACTTAACCGCACCTTATCCTGTCACACAACATCATTTTGGTTTAAATATTCAAAAAGTGTTACATCGACCACACTATACGCGTGTACCGAAGTGGGTATTACGGCTTATATTAGGAGAGATGTCCACTTTAATTCTTGAAACACAATATGTAAAACCTCAACGTCTCTTAGAACTTGGCTATCAATTTAAGTATCCAAAGTTAACAGAAGCATTAGAACAACTTCTCATAAAAAAATGA